The Molothrus ater isolate BHLD 08-10-18 breed brown headed cowbird chromosome 1, BPBGC_Mater_1.1, whole genome shotgun sequence genome includes a window with the following:
- the TMEM108 gene encoding transmembrane protein 108 isoform X3, with protein sequence MKRSLQVLYCQLFSVLLILALTEELVFSVQVLSPTVSSSQGFPMNNTTVTAMGTTPHHKDHHTAEPLPTSAQAMPHPISVVEKAPSTGQERESGPRIGEKETYHLYNQSALYSGQPRPKGKIFQVFKGNFSESTEPYLKTTLHSPFPTLRSPFTDHPFQSQTTASSDPNGMGLARTTHSDPSPHRNSSGSLRETERGDGTEVAVQEADFATTTAGPSTDPEAVSVPFKPTRYGMWDMLSKNNSWVTLNLSTNVPLFAGSGSAAAAAGHSVQTSFDVSISSSAAGDPEGLTPTQHSAVTNATSPGSALSSVPATRLSSPTSTAGSTATGNFLNRLVPAGTWKPGVQGNISHVTEGDKPQHRATICLSKMDIAWIILAISVPISSCCKLIVTLFCFLFP encoded by the coding sequence GTGTTCTACTGATCTTGGCACTGACAGAAGAGCTGGTGTTTTCTGTTCAGGTACTGTCTCCCACTGTCTCCTCCTCTCAGGGCTTCCCGATGAACAATACGACTGTCACAGCCATGGGAACAACACCTCACCACAAAGACCACCACACGGCAGAGCCCCTTCCCACGTCTGCTCAAGCCATGCCCCACCCCATCAGCGTGGTGGAGAAAGCCCCTTCCACCGGGCAAGAGCGAGAGAGTGGCCCTCGCATCGGCGAGAAGGAAACTTACCATTTGTACAACCAGAGTGCTTTGTACTCAGGACAACCTCGCCCCAAGGGGAAAATATTCCAGGTTTTCAAAGGCAACTTCTCAGAGTCGACAGAGCCTTACCTAAAGACAACCCTGCACTCTCCCTTCCCTACCCTGAGGAGCCCTTTCACAGACCACCCGTTTCAGTCCCAGACCACAGCATCCAGTGATCCAAATGGAATGGGGCTGGCAAGAACTACACACTCAGACCCTTCTCCCCACCGCAACTCCTCGGGAAGCCTTAGGGAAACAGAGCGAGGGGATGGGACCGAGGTAGCAGTGCAGGAGGCAGATTTTGCCACCACAACTGCTGGACCATCAACTGATCCTGAAGCAGTGTCGGTGCCTTTTAAACCCACCCGCTATGGCATGTGGGATATGCTGAGCAAAAACAACTCTTGGGTAACCTTGAATCTCAGTACAAATGTCCCTCTGTTTGCTGGCTCTggatctgctgcagcagcagctggtcaCTCAGTTCAAACCAGTTTTGACGTCAGCATCTCGTCCTCAGCAGCGGGAGACCCCGAGGGACTGACTCCAACGCAGCACAGCGCGGTGACCAATGCCACGTCACCAGGCAGTGCTCTCTCCTCAGTGCCTGCCACCAGGTTGTCCAGCCCCACCTCCACAGCTGGCTCCACTGCCACCGGGAACTTCCTGAACAGACTGGTTCCTGCCGGGACCTGGAAACCAGGTGTGCAAGGAAACATCTCCCATGTCACCGAGGGGGAcaaaccccagcacagagcaacCATCTGTCTCAGCAAGATGGACATTGCCTGGATCATTCTGGCTATCAGTGTCCCTATATCCTCATGTTGTAAGTTAATTGTcactttattttgctttctctttccttaa